In Erythrolamprus reginae isolate rEryReg1 chromosome 10, rEryReg1.hap1, whole genome shotgun sequence, one DNA window encodes the following:
- the ANXA2 gene encoding annexin A2: protein MSTVHEILSKLTLEGDHALPPSAYATVKAYGNFDADRDALTLETAIKTKGVDEVTIINLLTNRSNEQRQDIAFAYQRRTKKDLSAALKSALSGHLEAVILGLLKTPAQYDASELKASMKVSDILVPLSHLLPFGILPSFPSLLPFFLLLFSPSFFLSFLLSLLPSLPSLRFITLPGNVIIAGKEKDFPGSQCAKSSEMLSKKASIAQGLLRSWNVERTSRLQRAEAVCSQRLPAPISHSRRRL, encoded by the exons cacgcCCTGCCCCCCAGCGCCTACGCCACCGTCAAAGCCTACGGGAACTTCGATGCCGACCGCGATGCTCTCACCCTGGAAACCGCCATCAAGACCAAAG GGGTGGACGAAGTGACCATCATCAATCTTTTGACCAACCGCAGCAACGAACAACGGCAGGACATCGCTTTTGCTTACCAGCGGAGGACAAAGAAG GATCTGTCTGCCGCTTTGAAGTCTGCCCTCTCTGGCCACCTGGAAGCGGTCATCTTGGGCCTCTTGAAGACGCCTGCCCAGTATGACGCCTCTGAGCTGAAGGCATCCATGAAGGTGAGTGACATCCTGGTGCCCCTGTCACATCTGCTTCCCTTcggaatccttccttccttcccttcccttcttcccttctttcttcttcttttttctccttccttctttctttccttcctcctttctctccttccctctctcccttcctt ACGTTTTATCACCCTACCAGGGAACGTCATCATTGCTGGAAAGGAGAAAG ACTTTCCAGGCAGTCAG TGTGCAAAATCGTCGGAAATGCTCTCCAAGAAAGCGTCCATCGCGCAGGGCCTCCTCCGGAGCTGGAACGTGGAGAGAACTTCCAGGCTGCAGAGAGCGGAGGCTGTTTGCAGCCAACGACTCCCAGCGCCCATCAGCCACAGCCGAAGACGACTCTGA